Proteins encoded in a region of the Sulfitobacter sp. M39 genome:
- a CDS encoding copper chaperone PCu(A)C has protein sequence MGLPMASSAQQLSENASIVVESPWARASLGMSRPGGAYLTVRNEGSDQISLIGLRAEISGMASIHETRTNSDGVSSMAPADDIVIPPGGMFALEPGGYHAMLMQLQSPLVEGETFPLTLLFSDGTELEITVPVLGIGARGPEG, from the coding sequence ATGGGCTTGCCAATGGCATCCTCAGCGCAGCAGTTGTCAGAGAACGCATCGATTGTGGTCGAGAGCCCCTGGGCGCGCGCGAGCCTTGGAATGTCGCGGCCCGGCGGGGCCTATCTGACCGTTCGGAACGAGGGCAGCGATCAGATCTCCCTTATCGGTCTTCGCGCGGAGATCTCCGGCATGGCTTCGATCCACGAAACCAGAACCAATTCTGACGGCGTCAGCAGCATGGCTCCGGCGGACGATATCGTGATCCCGCCCGGGGGTATGTTCGCCCTTGAACCCGGCGGATATCACGCGATGCTGATGCAACTGCAATCTCCGCTCGTCGAGGGGGAGACCTTTCCGCTGACCCTGCTCTTTTCCGATGGAACGGAGCTTGAAATCACCGTCCCGGTCCTTGGCATCGGCGCACGCGGCCCCGAAGGCTGA
- a CDS encoding DsbA family protein, with protein sequence MNRQTLLLAILTLVLAVFVAGAWFVSRPDPTPVATAAPLEQQDRLVRSYSPILGREDAPVTIVEFFDPACEACRAFHPIVKQILAQYPDDVRVVMRYTPFHGDGSELAIKVLEAARLQDVFVPVLEALLENQPAWASHGAPAAERIMEIAGAAGLDTDAAANQIMSPSIVGVLNQDRADVEAVGIQGTPTFFVNGKPLPEFGAEQLLSLVQAEVEAAATN encoded by the coding sequence ATGAACCGACAGACTCTTCTGCTCGCGATACTCACTCTGGTACTGGCCGTTTTCGTGGCTGGTGCCTGGTTCGTATCGCGCCCCGATCCGACCCCGGTGGCGACAGCCGCTCCGCTGGAACAACAGGATCGTCTTGTTCGGTCCTATTCTCCCATACTCGGGCGCGAGGATGCGCCAGTGACCATCGTGGAGTTCTTCGACCCAGCCTGCGAGGCCTGCCGCGCCTTCCATCCCATCGTGAAGCAGATACTGGCGCAATACCCCGACGATGTGCGCGTCGTCATGCGCTACACGCCGTTCCACGGCGATGGGTCCGAGCTGGCAATCAAGGTGCTGGAAGCGGCTCGGTTGCAGGACGTTTTTGTTCCCGTGCTGGAAGCGCTGCTTGAAAATCAGCCCGCTTGGGCCTCTCACGGCGCTCCGGCAGCTGAGCGCATCATGGAGATCGCCGGAGCGGCGGGCTTGGACACAGACGCCGCCGCAAATCAGATCATGTCACCCAGCATCGTCGGCGTCCTCAATCAAGACCGGGCAGACGTCGAAGCTGTCGGAATCCAAGGCACACCGACGTTCTTCGTCAACGGTAAGCCTTTGCCAGAGTTCGGTGCGGAGCAGCTCTTGTCGCTCGTCCAAGCCGAAGTCGAGGCTGCGGCAACAAACTAG
- a CDS encoding disulfide bond formation protein B — protein sequence MTAGPDATPSAASPVAFLFAAWFVALSASLAVLFIGEVLGQTPCNLCWFQRAFMFPLAIILGVAAWRADLSIWRYAAPLAVLGGAVALYHSLLYAGIVPAPIVPCTASGPSCTDDAMLILGLPIPLLSLLTFGAILALLIQLRRISI from the coding sequence GTGACAGCTGGCCCAGACGCAACGCCAAGCGCCGCGAGCCCGGTAGCTTTCCTCTTCGCGGCATGGTTCGTCGCCTTGTCCGCGTCGCTCGCCGTGCTCTTCATCGGAGAGGTTCTGGGGCAGACCCCCTGCAATCTGTGCTGGTTCCAGCGTGCCTTCATGTTTCCGCTCGCGATTATCCTCGGGGTGGCGGCGTGGCGCGCCGACCTCTCGATCTGGCGCTATGCCGCGCCGCTCGCGGTTCTGGGTGGTGCCGTCGCCCTTTACCATTCCCTGCTTTACGCAGGGATCGTGCCGGCGCCGATCGTCCCCTGCACGGCGTCCGGGCCATCCTGCACCGATGACGCGATGCTGATCCTTGGCCTGCCAATCCCTCTGCTCTCCCTGCTGACGTTCGGGGCGATCCTTGCCCTTCTCATTCAACTTCGACGGATATCAATATGA
- a CDS encoding SCO family protein, with protein sequence MKKVRIVLWSAVVVAAAVSATLWMTERNQGPFAARVDPEAESFTADFELTDHTGMVQTDEDFRGRWMLVFFGFANCPDVCPMGLATIAQVMDELGTQGSAVQPLFITVDPERDTPSALANYVPQFGQGILGLSGPPEQIERTAETFKIYYQKIEEASAPDGYTMGHTSSFLLFDPEGEFVRIYEYDEEPGLIVTDLRERIGA encoded by the coding sequence ATGAAGAAGGTCCGGATAGTTCTCTGGTCGGCAGTGGTTGTCGCTGCGGCGGTGTCAGCCACGCTTTGGATGACTGAACGCAATCAGGGACCGTTCGCCGCGCGTGTTGATCCTGAGGCCGAGAGTTTCACTGCGGATTTTGAGCTGACGGACCATACCGGTATGGTGCAGACCGACGAGGATTTCCGAGGGCGCTGGATGCTCGTCTTTTTCGGATTTGCGAACTGCCCCGACGTGTGTCCCATGGGGCTCGCAACCATCGCGCAGGTCATGGACGAGCTCGGCACCCAAGGTTCCGCCGTCCAGCCCCTGTTCATCACGGTCGACCCTGAAAGGGATACGCCAAGCGCTCTGGCCAACTACGTTCCCCAGTTTGGTCAGGGAATCCTTGGGTTGAGCGGACCGCCGGAGCAAATCGAACGCACTGCCGAGACCTTCAAGATCTACTACCAGAAGATTGAGGAAGCCTCGGCGCCCGACGGCTATACGATGGGGCATACGTCGTCCTTCCTTCTCTTCGATCCGGAAGGTGAATTTGTCCGCATCTACGAATACGACGAGGAACCCGGACTGATCGTTACTGATCTTCGCGAAAGGATCGGCGCGTGA